One window of Rhodothermales bacterium genomic DNA carries:
- the ligD gene encoding non-homologous end-joining DNA ligase, with the protein MSDTMPIDANTVALSNPDKLFFPDDGITKGDLIAYYRRIAPRMLPYLDGRPLTLHRFPNGIAEGGFIQQQASAYFPDWITRVTVPKTAGTITHVVADSPATLVYLANQGVITLHAWLSRVDKPRHPDRLIFDLDPPGKSGAGGFDRVRAAARAVRTLLDELELPAYLMTTGSRGLHVVTPLDRSADFEAVRAFARDLAQRVAGRFPDELTVEQRKNKRKGRVFIDTLRNAYGQTAVAPFAVRALPKAPVATPLHWDELDDADLHPQRYTIRNLFGRIERGPDPWAGMARAACSIDRAARRLAERGE; encoded by the coding sequence ATGAGCGATACGATGCCCATCGATGCCAACACCGTCGCGCTGTCGAACCCGGACAAACTGTTTTTTCCGGATGACGGAATCACCAAGGGAGACCTGATCGCCTACTATCGACGCATCGCGCCGCGGATGCTCCCGTACCTCGATGGCCGGCCCCTCACGCTGCATCGTTTCCCGAACGGGATAGCGGAGGGTGGGTTCATCCAGCAGCAGGCCTCCGCGTATTTCCCGGACTGGATCACGCGGGTCACCGTCCCGAAAACCGCCGGCACGATCACGCATGTCGTGGCGGATTCGCCCGCCACGCTCGTCTATCTGGCCAACCAGGGCGTCATCACGCTCCACGCCTGGCTGAGCCGCGTCGACAAACCCCGGCACCCCGATCGCCTGATCTTCGATCTCGACCCGCCCGGGAAAAGCGGCGCCGGAGGATTCGACCGGGTGCGCGCGGCCGCCCGCGCGGTGCGCACCCTGCTGGACGAACTGGAGCTGCCCGCCTATCTGATGACGACCGGGTCGCGCGGCCTGCATGTCGTGACGCCGCTGGACCGGTCCGCCGATTTCGAGGCCGTGCGCGCGTTCGCCCGCGACCTCGCCCAGCGCGTCGCCGGCCGCTTTCCCGACGAACTTACCGTGGAGCAGCGCAAAAACAAGCGCAAAGGCCGCGTATTCATCGATACACTCCGCAACGCCTACGGGCAGACGGCCGTGGCGCCGTTCGCCGTCCGCGCGCTCCCGAAAGCCCCCGTCGCGACCCCGCTGCACTGGGACGAGTTGGACGACGCCGACCTCCATCCGCAGCGGTACACCATCCGAAACCTCTTTGGCCGGATCGAGCGGGGTCCCGATCCGTGGGCCGGCATGGCGCGCGCGGCCTGTTCGATAGACCGCGCGGCACGCCGGCTGGCGGAACGAGGCGAATG